The DNA window GCCGAAGCTATCCACAAGCATTTTATCCATACCTTTTGGACCCAAAGAGCTTTTTACAGTTTCAGCGATAATTCTAGCGGCAGTTATATTTGCATGTTGAGCTTCTCTACCTCTAGATCTGGTAGTACCCTCCTTTAATATTAAAATCGGAGTCCCAGCAAGTTCCGGGG is part of the Candidatus Bathyarchaeota archaeon genome and encodes:
- a CDS encoding thermosome subunit, whose protein sequence is MAVESAPELAGTPILILKEGTTRSRGREAQHANITAARIIAETVKSSLGPKGMDKMLVDSFG